AATTCACATGCCTTCCTTTTGCACTCTTGAAATTTGATAGGCTCTCAGAGAAGGGCTATTTATTTGCATTATATCATTAAAAAGAGAGAGACAGCGAGAGAGAAAGGTGCCACTGCCATTGTTTGGTTGTATACTAATGATTCTGTAACAAACTAAATGCACATGGTCTGCATTTAACTCCTTGTCTAGACAGTAACGTGTTACTGGCAAAGTTGGAGATATAGACAACAAGAGTTTTGATATATGAGGTTGCATCAGATCATATACATTGGCATTTGTTTCATTTGCTGTTTCAATATGACTTCTTTGACCTGGGCAAATAATTAGAAGATATAAAACACACAAAGTAAATCCTTTCAGTCCTAAGGTTTGCAGTAATAACCCTACTGTAAACATTCTCTTCCCAATGGAACAGTCTTTTCTTTTTCTGCAAACACTAAATTTCATAATGCATGAGCTACCACTAAGTTCATGATCAGCAGTGGTAATGTAGAGCAGAGGGAGGAGACAAACAGCTATAAGTAGGACTGTAAACAAGTCGAgacgagccgagctttggggtgtttaaacttgtttgataagatagccgagccgagccgagccgagccgagccgagcttaaaatgaaccaagcttttgaaatgagtgttcaagcttagcttggtttattttttatgagcttgagcttgtttgaagcttggcttgagcttggttcgtttagatgttatcaagctctcaattcaagcttggcttgagcttggtttgagcttggtttgagcttggtttgaacttggttttgagcttggttcgtttagatgttatcaagctctcaattcaatcttgtttgattgtttgaaatttttaattgtttgattgattattaatattgataatttaaatttatttatttattttattatttatttatcatattgaaaagagttttattaataaatatggttcgtgaacattgttcacgaacgttgttcacgaatattgttcacgaacgttgttcacgaatattaacgagctgaacacatgtgttcaagcttgtttgtttaacttaacgagctgttcaaacttgtttgtttaattaatcttatgtatattgaacgaacataaacaagctcttaccaagtcgaacaccaaGTTTATTCAtgaacacttggttcatttatagCCCTAGCTGTAACTATGAGTATTCTATCAATGGCCTTGAAGATGCTCCTGGATCTACTTCTTCCAAGGATGATGAACATAATATGCAGAGCGACACACAAGCTCTTGTAAAGAATGTAACATTAGACTTGTAAGACAACCAGAAAAGTCGACGTTCAAACAACTTTTATGTTCAGTGATCTTGTGGTGATCACCTTTGAGGCATTGATATGTTTCAGTGTTTTTTGCTCTTATACTAGTGTAGTTGTGTTGTGGTAGATGAAGTTATAATGCTCCAGCATTTTTTATCACCATACAGATTGGCCTCTGGCAAACATAACACGATGCCGTGATATAACATCTTAACCTATTTACACCATATGTAGATGCATAAAGCTTACTCATTGTGTCCTTTCGGGACGGTCtaatggctagcgcatgaggtgttggcATTATAAAATTTGAGGTTCGAATATCGACAAAGTCAAGGTAAATGCTTCCATAAAGCTTACTCATTGTGAGTCCCCGCAAGATGGACAAATGATTATTACATGGGGCGTTGTCATCAAGAGATCTAGAGATCAATTTCTGACAATGAAATGCTTGTCAGATTCCTACTCTTTCTCGTGTAATAGTCAGTATtcaaaaggtaaaaaaaaatcgtTTGTGATTTTCCTCTCTACAAATAATTATGAGACTGGTCGTGTGGGGAGTCCGAGATCAAAGACCTTTTTGCCACTAATAAAGCTCAGTGCAAGTTTTAGTATATATGCTATCTTGAAGAGTAGCCTAGTTTATGCTCTTTCAATGAATATAAAGTTCTTGCTAGTGTTATTTCTCAATTAGCaacataattatttataaatcagAATAGTTCATATATATTTCTCAGCTTTGGAGGTTGgctaatcaaaattttcttttgctGTATTGCGCATTCCAAGTCTACTTTCTTAcaattcttcttttaatttttaaactgcCGAATCTGCTTGATCCATtactatgatttttttaaaaaaaaatagtgttgGAGAAAACAATATGTTCCCAAAGATTTTGTGacttaattgaatttaaaattacataaaatttaaattcaacttacaataaaAATGATTTGAACAAATGATCTTAGGCTACCAGCAGGAGCTGGTTTCTACCAGATGATGAAGACAATCTGCACAGTGTTGATAGAACTGGTTGATCGACCGAGCAGCACGAGCGAGCATAACATATCAGAAAGGTCGATCGGGCAGAAAGACTGACGGGCAGACAGGCCTGGTGAGAGGCAAGTCGGGCGATCTGATGTCGGGCGGACAGACAAGCAGGTCGAGCGAAGCAGACCGACTGAGCGAGAGGCAGACTGGGTGGACAGATAGGTCTGGCGAAAGGTAGATCGAGCGACTAGACAGGTCTGGCGAGAGGCAGACAGGGCGAGCAGGCAGGTCGGGCGAGCAGACAGGCCGACCAGGCGAGCAGACAGGTCGAGCGAGCAGACTGGCCGATCGAGCGAGCAGATAGGCCGACCAGGCGAAGCAGGCAGGCTGAGCGGATGAAGAGATCAACCGAGAAAACTGACCGAGGTCTGCGACTAACGCAGTTTTCTTGAAAtagattcgtcccacctccgaCAGTGCTTCGAGATTTACTCGGatcatctgtttcccaggatataaCGGTTGACCGTAATTCCACTAAGCACTAGTGGTCACGACGAAGTGAGAGACACCCGAATGCTATCACGGACACTCTACCGAGTAGGAGTTGCACGAGAAAGAATgagggaatgaaggtggagagaagCTTGTGTTGCTGTGTGACTTCTGTCTGTAATCGtagtctccttatataggagctcaaatCAACGACGACGTTAATGGttgattaatgaccattactttGCCGAACAGTGAAACACCCACCGTTTTGCTCATTATCGTTTGATCGTTTTTATTCTACATTAATCTCGACTTTAATGCATCAGTTACACAGCAACAAAAAAGTTTACGTGGCAACATATTGGTTGCAGCATTCGACACGCGTAGGTCGTGCCCACACACGAGTCAACATAGTTCAATGCAAATCTGGACCTTGAATTTACATCCTCTTGCGCACCCACATGTGAGAAAGAGTCTCCCCCCATGCATTTGTTTACattctcaatgcatgtgaatcaatataaatcaaccaacatACTATAAAACTTCCAATGTGAGATTAAAATCTCATTCACAGTAGAACTCCTTTTCTCTTCAACCTTTTCTCcattcacatcacttatatccaacaAATAGTTGGCACAGTATACATTCAGTGGATCATCATTGAACTCCATAACATCTATTGCCCTTTTTATTTATCCAAGCATTTTTCACAATATTAGATCATCTTCTCGATCCTTACAATCACTCtgggaaataaaatgaaatatatATCAAACAGCAAGCAAAATCAGTCTAAATGCTGTCGAAGATTTTATGCTGATAGCTCTGCAAAAACAAGAAGATTTTGAAGAAATATAAGACGTGGAGCTGTAGATCGGTTTCTCTCAGAGCATGCTGTCGATTCGGGAAGGAAGCCTCTTGAAGAAATTGCTCGGCGCCGACGGCAGCTTGCTCCTAAATCTCGGGTGGCGCAGCGCGTAGAATCCGGCGAGCAGCGCCACCACCTGGAACGGCGTCATGTAGAGCGCCAGCGCCGCCACCAAGCAGAACACCACGAACAGCGCGGTGGCCCGCGGGTCTCTCCAGCTCAGCAGCGACTGCAGCCTCTCCCCCTGAGTCGCCACGTCGCCCACCACCGTCTGTATCCTTCCTGCCACGCTCCGCAGCCGGTCGTAGCGCATCCGCACCACGTCGTGGGGCTTCGACGTCGGGAACGTGTCGAATTCCTCGTCCAGCTCGTCCGGGTGGATCGCCTCCGCCCACGACAGCTTCGCGTCCATGTGCGCCGGGTGCCGCGGCCGCCACCGGAAGTTCCACACCCCGATCAAAAACATGTACAAGAACACGGTGGGGAGGATCAGCTCCGGGTAGCATATCAATATCACAAACAGGACGTGGACGAGCAGAGTGGTCACCGGATTCCGCCACCGCCGCACCTCCTCCAGCCAGCGGAACACTCCGATGGTCCCCGACAGCAGAGACATGATCCGGAAGAAGTTGGCCTTGCTCCGCCGCATGCTCCACATGTGCGAGTCCACGTCTAGCATGTACTCCACCGCCTCCTTGCGCAGCGGCGGTTCCGCTCGGCCCAGCCGCGCCGCCACGATGCTCATCGCCTGGTAGCGCAGGCTATCCACCTGCGTGATCGTGAATGGGTGTATGTAGTGCATCTTCGGCAGCAGAGGATGCATGTAGAGATAGATGACGCCGACGATGGAGAGGCAAGTGAAGCGCACGGCAAGGTGAAGCTCTCCCATCTTCTTCACTCCGGACGGCTGCAGCACCACCAGCGGGTGCGTGTGCGTGTAGATCCGATCCATCTCCAGCGTCGACAGCCGAATCCTCACTTTCCCAATCCTCGTATCTTTTGCCGTCGCCGGCGCCGGCTTCTCCCCGACGTGGCAGTTGTCGAACACGGCGAAGGTGATTACGGTGCAGGGGTCGTAGACTTCCCACGTGTACTGCTCGTTCCACTTTGGGTTGAAACTGTCGATGACCGTCCTGGTGCGGACCCATTTCTGGCTGTACTTGGCGACGCAGTAGGCGTCGGTGGTTCCCCGGCCGTCCTTGGACTTCATCGGAGCTAGTCCTTGCGCGCTGAGGATGCCCACCTCCAGAACGCCGACGGGCTGCTTCCAAAGCTGCCGCGCCGTCGGCCGGGTGTCGCTGATGTACATCGTGCTCTCGTCCATGACGTGGTAGGCGCCTTCGAGGCAGACGCGGAGGTGCACTCTGCTCGagaacttgagctccttcctcGTCTCGCCCCCCTCCAGCACC
This genomic stretch from Zingiber officinale cultivar Zhangliang chromosome 7A, Zo_v1.1, whole genome shotgun sequence harbors:
- the LOC122002114 gene encoding FT-interacting protein 1-like; protein product: MANQQNQPGRGDEYKLKDTSPNLGERWPHQRSSGWFGMVTGDKLTSTYDLVEQMYYLYARVVKAKDLPPNPVTGSLDPYVEVKLGNYKGTTRHFDKRTNPEWNHVFAFSKEHVQSTALEVFVRDREMVGRDDIIGRVVFDLNEVPTRVPPDSPLAPQWYRLEDQRGESKVRGEVMVAVWMGTQADEAFPEAWHSDAASVQGEGVVNIRSKVYVSPKLWYLRVNVIEAQDVAPNEKGRLPEAFIKAQVGNQVLKTKVSAAKTTNPTWNEDLVFVAAEPFEEHLVLNVEDRVSPTKDELLGRLVLPMTLFERRLDHRPVHSRWFNMERFGLAVLEGGETRKELKFSSRVHLRVCLEGAYHVMDESTMYISDTRPTARQLWKQPVGVLEVGILSAQGLAPMKSKDGRGTTDAYCVAKYSQKWVRTRTVIDSFNPKWNEQYTWEVYDPCTVITFAVFDNCHVGEKPAPATAKDTRIGKVRIRLSTLEMDRIYTHTHPLVVLQPSGVKKMGELHLAVRFTCLSIVGVIYLYMHPLLPKMHYIHPFTITQVDSLRYQAMSIVAARLGRAEPPLRKEAVEYMLDVDSHMWSMRRSKANFFRIMSLLSGTIGVFRWLEEVRRWRNPVTTLLVHVLFVILICYPELILPTVFLYMFLIGVWNFRWRPRHPAHMDAKLSWAEAIHPDELDEEFDTFPTSKPHDVVRMRYDRLRSVAGRIQTVVGDVATQGERLQSLLSWRDPRATALFVVFCLVAALALYMTPFQVVALLAGFYALRHPRFRSKLPSAPSNFFKRLPSRIDSML